CCACTCGGTCTCGATTCCGTCACGATCGACTTTGAAGTCCTTGACGAGCGAACAGTTCAGATCGTCTCGACAACAAAAATTAGCGCCCGCACTGGAGTGGAGATGGAAGCGCTCACATCCGCCAGCGTCGCGGCCCTGACGATTTACGACATGTGTAAGGCAGTGGATCGTGAAATGACCATCGGACCGATTCAGTTGCTCGAAAAACGGGGTGGTAAAAGTGGAGACTTCAAACGTGAAACTCCCGCAGTCAACGACTGAACCACCTCGTTCCCAAACGGCGATCAAACGCCCTTCAATTTAATGTTTCACACTATGGCTTGGCGTTCACAACGTTCTCAGGCGGTTGGCCTATGAATCCTCAAGTTTCCGGACAGAATTTGCTTGCCCGCATCCACGAATTCCTGGGCGGATCGTTGGAGGAAGCCGACCGCATCTTCCGCGACGAACTGCGCAGTCGCCGAACCTGCGTCCGCGATATTTTCGGGCATGCCCTCCAGTTCCAAGGCAAGCGTCTGCGTCCGATCTTACTATTGCTTTCGGCGGCCGCCAGTGGAGGAATCCGGAAGGACCACCATGTTCTGGCGGCGGTCGTGGAAATGATTCACACGGCCACACTGGTTCACGATGACATTCTCGACGAAGCCGACACGCGACGACACGTCGCAACAGTGAACGCACGCTGGAACAACGAAACAAGTGTGTTGTTCGGCGACTACCTCTTCACCCACGCATTCCACTTGGCGGCGAGTCTGGATTCGACGACTGCATGCCGTCTGATCGGTCGTGCGACGAACGTCGTGTGCGAGGGTGAACTGACCCAAATTTCCGAA
This portion of the Thalassoroseus pseudoceratinae genome encodes:
- the moaC gene encoding cyclic pyranopterin monophosphate synthase MoaC, yielding MAELTHFDERGASRMVDVGEKPITTRTAVAEARMSMRPETLQLILDRKFAKGDVFEVARLAGIMASKRTADLIPLCHPLGLDSVTIDFEVLDERTVQIVSTTKISARTGVEMEALTSASVAALTIYDMCKAVDREMTIGPIQLLEKRGGKSGDFKRETPAVND